The nucleotide sequence AAATGAGCCGCATCTACGGGATCGCCGAGCTGATCATCGCCAAGCAGCGCCACGGCGCCACCGGCAAGGTGAAGCTGAAGTTCGACGCGCGCATTACCCGCTTCAGCGACCTGGTCGAGGAAGGCTACGCACCCGAATTCGACTGAGGTCGATCGGGTCGCAAACGAGGTCCGGGGGGACGGGCGGCGGGCCGGAGTTTCTGGAACTCCGGCCCGCCTGATGCTTTCGTTCATCGATGGGCAATAGTTTCGCCACAAATGCGGGCGATATGGCGTCAACCATGCCAGCCTCCGCTTCACCCCGGCCGCTCGACGTGGCCCTGCTGATGTTCGACTTCGGCCCGACTGGCGTCGTCCGCAATGCGCTGCGCATCGCGCGTGCCGGCGCGGCTGCCGGCCTGAACGTGGAGCTCTGGGTCGCGCAGGATACGGGGGCTCTTCGGGCCGACGTCCCGGAGGGCGTGCCGGTGGTCGCCTTCGGTACGCCGCTCGGCACCAGCTACACCCGCGCCGACCGCCGCCGTGCCGGCCGCGCGACCGTTCCTGCTATCGCCCGCCTGCTGGAGGAGCGCCGGCCGGCCGTGATGCTCTCGGCGGGCAACCACTTCCACAGTTTCGCCGCCTGGGCCATGCGGCTGGCCGATGTCCCGACCCGGCTCCTGCTGCGGATCAGCACGGGCCTCCCGCGGCCGCACAGCCTCAATCCCTATCGCTGGGCGCGTTATGCGTGGAAGCGGCGCCGGGCGATCCGCCGCCAGCGTCAGGCCGACCTGTTGATCGCCGTCAGCCAAGAAGTCGCGGCCGAGCTTCGCCGCGACACCGGTGTTCCCGCCCACAAGGTCATTGCCATCCCCAACGGCATCGACTCCGCCGCCATCGCCGAACGTCAGGCGGCTCCGCTCGACCATGCGTGGTTTGCACCGGGTCAGCCGCCGGTGATCCTCGGCGTCGGCCGCATCGACAAGTACAAGAATTTCGAACTGCTGATCGACGCCTTTGCCCGCCTCCGTGCCCGCCAGCCGTTGCGGCTGATGATCCTTGGCGAGGAGCGCGGTGCGTGGCTGCACCGCCTCGAAGCGCGCATCGAGAAACTCGGCGTCGCCGCCGACGTCCGCTTCGAAGGCTTTCAGGCCGACCCGCAGCCCTTCTTCCAGGCCGCCGCCGCCTATGTCTGCTGCTCGCGCTACGAGGGCATGAGCAACGCCATGCTCGAAGCCATGGCCAACGGATGCCCGGTCGTCGCCACCCGCACCGCGACCGGTGCTGCCGAGCTGCTCGATGACGGCCGCCTCGGCCCGCTCGCCGCGCCCGGCGCCGCCGCGCTCGCCGATGCCATCGCAGCCCGCCTGGCCGCCTCGCGCGACAGCGCCGCGCTCCGCGCCCGCGCTCGTGACTATGATCTGCGCCAGTCGCTCGACGCCTATGTCGCCCTGCTGGCGACGCTCAGCGGCCGCCCGCTGCCCTCGGCAGATCAGCCCGCGGTCGAGCGCGCCCGGCAGGCCGCGCTCGCCGCTTAGTCTTCCAGCATGTTGGGGTCGCGCAGGCCCTCGTTGATCGAGGCGCGCGCGATCTCGGCCTCGCTGCTGGTCACCGGATAGGCGCAATAGTCTGCCGCATAGAAGGCGCTCGGCCGGTGATTGCCGCTGAGGCCGACGCCGCCGAAGGGGGCGTTCGACGGCGCGCCGTTGGTCGGCTTGTTCCAGTTGATGACGCCTGCCCGCACCTCGCTCCAGAAGCGGTCGTAGAGCTCCGGGCTGCCCCCGACGAGGCTCGCCGCCAGCCCAAAGCGCGTGTCGTTGGCCTGGGCAAGCGCCTCGTCGAAGTCGGCTACCCTGATCAATTGCAACACCGGCCCGAACATCTCCTCGTCCGCGCTGTTGTCGACGTCGGTCACATCGATCAGCGACGGGGTGAGGAATGGCCGGTCCTCCTGCGGCCGGTCGAGCCGGCGGATCACCCGTCCGCCCTTCATCATCAGGTCGAGGAACTGCGCCTGCAGATGGTCGGCCGCGGCATTGTCGATGACCGGCCCCATGAAGGGCTGCGGGCTGTCCATCGGCTCGCCGACGATGAGCCGGTCCATCAGCCTGAGCATCTCCCTGACCAGCGCATCGGCCGCCTTGCCGTCCTGCACGATCAGCCGCCGCGCCGCCGTGCAGCGCTGGCCGGCCGACAGGAAGGCCGACTGCACCGCGATGGTCGCCGCCGCGGTCACGTCGGCCGC is from Sphingomonas sp. LHG3406-1 and encodes:
- the astD gene encoding succinylglutamate-semialdehyde dehydrogenase, which codes for MQLQSFEPATQALLWSGETGDAASEVAAARAALAEWSAQAVTYRAETLRRFANMVRARDAEFAELIARETGKPLWEAKTEVGAVVGKVEISINAYMERTPQRKQEAAMGAKVAVRHKPHGVLAVLGPYNFPAHLPNGHIVPALLAGNTVVFKPSEKTPAVGAMLVDLYREAGVPEGAVRLLVGGPDEGRALAGEDGIDGLLFTGSARAGQALHRQFADMPHKILALELGGNNPLVVWDAADVTAAATIAVQSAFLSAGQRCTAARRLIVQDGKAADALVREMLRLMDRLIVGEPMDSPQPFMGPVIDNAAADHLQAQFLDLMMKGGRVIRRLDRPQEDRPFLTPSLIDVTDVDNSADEEMFGPVLQLIRVADFDEALAQANDTRFGLAASLVGGSPELYDRFWSEVRAGVINWNKPTNGAPSNAPFGGVGLSGNHRPSAFYAADYCAYPVTSSEAEIARASINEGLRDPNMLED
- a CDS encoding glycosyltransferase, translating into MPASASPRPLDVALLMFDFGPTGVVRNALRIARAGAAAGLNVELWVAQDTGALRADVPEGVPVVAFGTPLGTSYTRADRRRAGRATVPAIARLLEERRPAVMLSAGNHFHSFAAWAMRLADVPTRLLLRISTGLPRPHSLNPYRWARYAWKRRRAIRRQRQADLLIAVSQEVAAELRRDTGVPAHKVIAIPNGIDSAAIAERQAAPLDHAWFAPGQPPVILGVGRIDKYKNFELLIDAFARLRARQPLRLMILGEERGAWLHRLEARIEKLGVAADVRFEGFQADPQPFFQAAAAYVCCSRYEGMSNAMLEAMANGCPVVATRTATGAAELLDDGRLGPLAAPGAAALADAIAARLAASRDSAALRARARDYDLRQSLDAYVALLATLSGRPLPSADQPAVERARQAALAA